A genomic segment from Gorilla gorilla gorilla isolate KB3781 chromosome 3, NHGRI_mGorGor1-v2.1_pri, whole genome shotgun sequence encodes:
- the MCUB gene encoding calcium uniporter regulatory subunit MCUb, mitochondrial isoform X2 produces MSMLVLCVKLCGNVKYYQSHHYSTVVPPDEITVNYRHGLPLVTLTLPSRKERCQFVVKPMLSTVGSFLQDLQNEDKGIKTAAIFTADGNMISASTLMDILLMNDFKLVINKIAYDVQCPKREKPSNEHTAEMEHMKSLVHRLFTVLHLEESQKKREHHLLEKIDHLKEQLQPLEQVKAGIEAHSEAKTSGLLWAGLALLSIQGGALAWLTWWVYSWDIMEPVTYFITFANSMVFFAYFIVTRQDYTYSAVKSRQFLQFFHKKSKQQHFDVQQYNKLKEDLAKAKESLKQARHSLYLQMQVEELNEKN; encoded by the exons AAATAACAGTTAATTACAGACATGGCCTTCCCTTGGTAACACTTACCTTGCCATCTAGAAAAGAACGTTGTCAATTTGTAGTCAAACCAATGTTGTCAACAGTTGGTTCCTTCCTTCAGGACCTACAAAATGAAGATAAGGGTATCAAAACTGCAGCCATCTTCACagcag atggCAACATGATTTCAGCTTCTACCTTGATGGATATTTTGCTAATGAATGATTTTAAACTTGTCATTAATAAAATAGCATATGATGTGCAGTGTCCAAAGAGAG AAAAACCAAGTAATGAGCACACTGCTGAGATGGAACACATGAAATCCTTGGTTCACAGACTATTTACAGTCTTGCATTTAGAAGAgtctcagaaaaagagagagcacCATTTACTGGAGAAAATTGACCACCTGAAGGAACAGCTGCAGCCCCTTGAACAG GTGAAAGCTGGAATAGAAGCTCATTCGGAAGCCAAAACCAGCGGACTCCTGTGGGCTGGATTGGCACTGCTGTCCATTCAGGGTGGGGCACTGGCCTGGCTTACGTGGTGGGTGTACTCCTGGGATATCATGGAACCAGTTACATACTTCATCACATTTGCAAATTCTATGGTCTTTTTTGCATACTTTATAGTCACTCGACAG gattataCTTACTCAGCTGTTAAGAGTAGGCAATTTCTTCAGTTCTTCCACAAGAAATCAAAGCAACAGCATTTTGATGTGCAGCAATACAACAAGTTAAAAGAAGACCTTGCTAAG GCTAAAGAATCCCTGAAACAGGCGCGTCATTCTCTCTATTTGCAAATGCAAGTAGAAGAACTCAATGAAAAGAATTAA
- the MCUB gene encoding calcium uniporter regulatory subunit MCUb, mitochondrial isoform X3: MLSTVGSFLQDLQNEDKGIKTAAIFTADGNMISASTLMDILLMNDFKLVINKIAYDVQCPKREKPSNEHTAEMEHMKSLVHRLFTVLHLEESQKKREHHLLEKIDHLKEQLQPLEQVKAGIEAHSEAKTSGLLWAGLALLSIQGGALAWLTWWVYSWDIMEPVTYFITFANSMVFFAYFIVTRQDYTYSAVKSRQFLQFFHKKSKQQHFDVQQYNKLKEDLAKAKESLKQARHSLYLQMQVEELNEKN, from the exons ATGTTGTCAACAGTTGGTTCCTTCCTTCAGGACCTACAAAATGAAGATAAGGGTATCAAAACTGCAGCCATCTTCACagcag atggCAACATGATTTCAGCTTCTACCTTGATGGATATTTTGCTAATGAATGATTTTAAACTTGTCATTAATAAAATAGCATATGATGTGCAGTGTCCAAAGAGAG AAAAACCAAGTAATGAGCACACTGCTGAGATGGAACACATGAAATCCTTGGTTCACAGACTATTTACAGTCTTGCATTTAGAAGAgtctcagaaaaagagagagcacCATTTACTGGAGAAAATTGACCACCTGAAGGAACAGCTGCAGCCCCTTGAACAG GTGAAAGCTGGAATAGAAGCTCATTCGGAAGCCAAAACCAGCGGACTCCTGTGGGCTGGATTGGCACTGCTGTCCATTCAGGGTGGGGCACTGGCCTGGCTTACGTGGTGGGTGTACTCCTGGGATATCATGGAACCAGTTACATACTTCATCACATTTGCAAATTCTATGGTCTTTTTTGCATACTTTATAGTCACTCGACAG gattataCTTACTCAGCTGTTAAGAGTAGGCAATTTCTTCAGTTCTTCCACAAGAAATCAAAGCAACAGCATTTTGATGTGCAGCAATACAACAAGTTAAAAGAAGACCTTGCTAAG GCTAAAGAATCCCTGAAACAGGCGCGTCATTCTCTCTATTTGCAAATGCAAGTAGAAGAACTCAATGAAAAGAATTAA
- the CASP6 gene encoding caspase-6 isoform X2 — translation MTETDAFHKREMFDPAEKYKMDHRRRGIALIFNHERFFWHLTLPERRGTCADRDNLTRRFSDLGFEVKCFNDLKAEELLLKIHEVSTVSHADADCFVCVFLSHGEGSHIYAYDAKIEIQTLTGLFKGDKCHSLVGKPKIFIIQACRGNQHDVPVIPLDVVDSQTDKLDTNITEVDAASVYTLPAGADFLMCYSVAEGYYSHRETVNGSWYIQDLCEMLGKYGSSLEFTELLTLVNRKVSHRRVDFCKDPSAIGKKQVPCFASMLTKKLHFFPKSN, via the exons ATGACAGAAACAGATGCCTTCCATAAAAG AGAAATGTTTGATCCAGCAGAAAAGTACAAAATGGACCACAGGAGGAGAGGAATTGCTTTAATCTTCAATCATGAGAGGTTCTTTTGGCACTTAACACTGCCAGAAAGGCGGGGCACCTGTGCAGATAGAGACAATCTTACCCGCAG GTTTTCAGATCTAGGATTTGAAGTGAAATGCTTTAATGATCTTAAAGCAGAAGAACTACTGCTCAAAATTCATGAGG TGTCAACTGTTAGCCACGCAGATGCCGATTGCTTTGTGTGTGTCTTCCTGAGCCATGGCGAAGGCAGTCACATTTATGCATATGATGCTAAAATCGAAATTCAGACATTAACTGGCTTGTTCAAAGGAGACAAGTGTCACAGCCTGGTTGGAAAACCCAAGATATTTATCATTCAG GCATGTCGGGGAAACCAGCACGATGTGCCAGTCATTCCTTTGGATGTAGTAGATAGTCAGACAGACAAGTTGGACACCAACATAACTGAGGTGGATGCAGCCTCCGTTTACACGCTGCCTGCTGGAGCTGACTTCCTCATGTGTTACTCTGTTGCAGAAG GATATTATTCTCACCGGGAAACTGTGAACGGCTCATGGTACATTCAAGATTTGTGTGAGATGTTGGGAAAATATGGCTCCTCCTTAGAGTTCACAGAACTCCTCACACTGGTGAACAGGAAAGTTTCTCACCGCCGAGTGGACTTTTGCAAAGACCCAAGTGCAATTGGAAAGAAGCAGGTTCCCTGTTTTGCCTCAATGCTAACTAAAAAGCTGCATTTCTTTCCAAAATCTAATTAA
- the CASP6 gene encoding caspase-6 isoform X1, which translates to MSSASGLRRGHPAGGEENMTETDAFHKREMFDPAEKYKMDHRRRGIALIFNHERFFWHLTLPERRGTCADRDNLTRRFSDLGFEVKCFNDLKAEELLLKIHEVSTVSHADADCFVCVFLSHGEGSHIYAYDAKIEIQTLTGLFKGDKCHSLVGKPKIFIIQACRGNQHDVPVIPLDVVDSQTDKLDTNITEVDAASVYTLPAGADFLMCYSVAEGYYSHRETVNGSWYIQDLCEMLGKYGSSLEFTELLTLVNRKVSHRRVDFCKDPSAIGKKQVPCFASMLTKKLHFFPKSN; encoded by the exons GTGGGGAAGAAAACATGACAGAAACAGATGCCTTCCATAAAAG AGAAATGTTTGATCCAGCAGAAAAGTACAAAATGGACCACAGGAGGAGAGGAATTGCTTTAATCTTCAATCATGAGAGGTTCTTTTGGCACTTAACACTGCCAGAAAGGCGGGGCACCTGTGCAGATAGAGACAATCTTACCCGCAG GTTTTCAGATCTAGGATTTGAAGTGAAATGCTTTAATGATCTTAAAGCAGAAGAACTACTGCTCAAAATTCATGAGG TGTCAACTGTTAGCCACGCAGATGCCGATTGCTTTGTGTGTGTCTTCCTGAGCCATGGCGAAGGCAGTCACATTTATGCATATGATGCTAAAATCGAAATTCAGACATTAACTGGCTTGTTCAAAGGAGACAAGTGTCACAGCCTGGTTGGAAAACCCAAGATATTTATCATTCAG GCATGTCGGGGAAACCAGCACGATGTGCCAGTCATTCCTTTGGATGTAGTAGATAGTCAGACAGACAAGTTGGACACCAACATAACTGAGGTGGATGCAGCCTCCGTTTACACGCTGCCTGCTGGAGCTGACTTCCTCATGTGTTACTCTGTTGCAGAAG GATATTATTCTCACCGGGAAACTGTGAACGGCTCATGGTACATTCAAGATTTGTGTGAGATGTTGGGAAAATATGGCTCCTCCTTAGAGTTCACAGAACTCCTCACACTGGTGAACAGGAAAGTTTCTCACCGCCGAGTGGACTTTTGCAAAGACCCAAGTGCAATTGGAAAGAAGCAGGTTCCCTGTTTTGCCTCAATGCTAACTAAAAAGCTGCATTTCTTTCCAAAATCTAATTAA
- the CASP6 gene encoding caspase-6 isoform X3, with protein sequence MSSASGLRRGHPAGGEENMTETDAFHKRFSDLGFEVKCFNDLKAEELLLKIHEVSTVSHADADCFVCVFLSHGEGSHIYAYDAKIEIQTLTGLFKGDKCHSLVGKPKIFIIQACRGNQHDVPVIPLDVVDSQTDKLDTNITEVDAASVYTLPAGADFLMCYSVAEGYYSHRETVNGSWYIQDLCEMLGKYGSSLEFTELLTLVNRKVSHRRVDFCKDPSAIGKKQVPCFASMLTKKLHFFPKSN encoded by the exons GTGGGGAAGAAAACATGACAGAAACAGATGCCTTCCATAAAAG GTTTTCAGATCTAGGATTTGAAGTGAAATGCTTTAATGATCTTAAAGCAGAAGAACTACTGCTCAAAATTCATGAGG TGTCAACTGTTAGCCACGCAGATGCCGATTGCTTTGTGTGTGTCTTCCTGAGCCATGGCGAAGGCAGTCACATTTATGCATATGATGCTAAAATCGAAATTCAGACATTAACTGGCTTGTTCAAAGGAGACAAGTGTCACAGCCTGGTTGGAAAACCCAAGATATTTATCATTCAG GCATGTCGGGGAAACCAGCACGATGTGCCAGTCATTCCTTTGGATGTAGTAGATAGTCAGACAGACAAGTTGGACACCAACATAACTGAGGTGGATGCAGCCTCCGTTTACACGCTGCCTGCTGGAGCTGACTTCCTCATGTGTTACTCTGTTGCAGAAG GATATTATTCTCACCGGGAAACTGTGAACGGCTCATGGTACATTCAAGATTTGTGTGAGATGTTGGGAAAATATGGCTCCTCCTTAGAGTTCACAGAACTCCTCACACTGGTGAACAGGAAAGTTTCTCACCGCCGAGTGGACTTTTGCAAAGACCCAAGTGCAATTGGAAAGAAGCAGGTTCCCTGTTTTGCCTCAATGCTAACTAAAAAGCTGCATTTCTTTCCAAAATCTAATTAA
- the CASP6 gene encoding caspase-6 isoform X4 has translation MSSASGLRRGHPAVSTVSHADADCFVCVFLSHGEGSHIYAYDAKIEIQTLTGLFKGDKCHSLVGKPKIFIIQACRGNQHDVPVIPLDVVDSQTDKLDTNITEVDAASVYTLPAGADFLMCYSVAEGYYSHRETVNGSWYIQDLCEMLGKYGSSLEFTELLTLVNRKVSHRRVDFCKDPSAIGKKQVPCFASMLTKKLHFFPKSN, from the exons TGTCAACTGTTAGCCACGCAGATGCCGATTGCTTTGTGTGTGTCTTCCTGAGCCATGGCGAAGGCAGTCACATTTATGCATATGATGCTAAAATCGAAATTCAGACATTAACTGGCTTGTTCAAAGGAGACAAGTGTCACAGCCTGGTTGGAAAACCCAAGATATTTATCATTCAG GCATGTCGGGGAAACCAGCACGATGTGCCAGTCATTCCTTTGGATGTAGTAGATAGTCAGACAGACAAGTTGGACACCAACATAACTGAGGTGGATGCAGCCTCCGTTTACACGCTGCCTGCTGGAGCTGACTTCCTCATGTGTTACTCTGTTGCAGAAG GATATTATTCTCACCGGGAAACTGTGAACGGCTCATGGTACATTCAAGATTTGTGTGAGATGTTGGGAAAATATGGCTCCTCCTTAGAGTTCACAGAACTCCTCACACTGGTGAACAGGAAAGTTTCTCACCGCCGAGTGGACTTTTGCAAAGACCCAAGTGCAATTGGAAAGAAGCAGGTTCCCTGTTTTGCCTCAATGCTAACTAAAAAGCTGCATTTCTTTCCAAAATCTAATTAA